The Oscillospiraceae bacterium genome includes the window TGTATCGCTATGTCTGTTATTGTCCTGAACCTGAAAAAGGTTCTTTGCGCCTTTTTTGTGTTCCTATATTGTTTGCTAATAACACATCATCTACCGCAGCGAAATTTGAAATTCGTATTTGTTCAGTAGACATTACTTACACCGAGGATTACAACATTGCCTGTCAAAAGCTCTGTGAAAAGCTCGGTATGCGGAAAGAAGGACTGTTCCGCGAATTTGTTTCTTTTGCCAACGGAGAGGACGGTAAACCGATTTATGAAAACACATATCAGTATGCGATTTTAAAATCGGAATGGATTCAAGAATGAGAGGACGGAACGGGCAGCCGTCGCCCATTGTGGAGATGTGGGAATGTCACCCCGCCTAATTCTTATCATAAGATAAAAAGCTCTCTGATCTTAATTGACCGGAGAGCCTTTTTTATTATTTACAAATGGACGCCTTTGCGAGGGCATTGAAAATTGACGAGCATACA containing:
- a CDS encoding GNAT family protein translates to YRYVCYCPEPEKGSLRLFCVPILFANNTSSTAAKFEIRICSVDITYTEDYNIACQKLCEKLGMRKEGLFREFVSFANGEDGKPIYENTYQYAILKSEWIQE